Genomic DNA from Corynebacterium diphtheriae:
GGTTGCAGGTTCAAGTCCTGTCGCCCCTGCAAAATGAAAGCGCTGAGCACTTACGTGTTCAGCGCTTTTTGCTTAATCGCTATTCTGATATAGTTTCTACGTCGTACCAATTTTCAACATCAAGGAGAGCTGTGAGCGATCAACAGCCACGCCCAACGGGTAAGCGCCAGCTTGCTGGTGTTAGCACTACGTCCACCGCTTCCTACGAGGCGAAGAAAGTCGCCCCAACGGGTGGCGATGATGAGCGTAACGGGAACAAGGTTGTTTCTTTCGTCCCTGAAGTAGCTTCAGAGATGAAGAAGGTTATTTGGCCCACCGCGCAGCAGATGATGAGCTACACGTTGATCGTGTTTGCTTTCCTAATCTTGGTTACAGCGTTGGTTGCAGGAGTAGACTTCCTTGCCGGCCTCGGAGTTGAGAAGGTGCTTACTAAGTAGGTAAGCTACTAAAAAAGGTTTTATATCCCGCAGATCCTCGGATCGGCGGGATAATTTATTGGGTAGACTTCTGGAAAAACGAGGAGAATGACGGATGAGCGAAGAAAACAGC
This window encodes:
- the secE gene encoding preprotein translocase subunit SecE, with protein sequence MSDQQPRPTGKRQLAGVSTTSTASYEAKKVAPTGGDDERNGNKVVSFVPEVASEMKKVIWPTAQQMMSYTLIVFAFLILVTALVAGVDFLAGLGVEKVLTK